One Candidatus Omnitrophota bacterium DNA segment encodes these proteins:
- a CDS encoding AbrB/MazE/SpoVT family DNA-binding domain-containing protein, which produces MTQVTVSSKYQVVIPKDVRRQVPLHTGQKLAIVVKEGTITLLPDRPLATFRGFLKGMKVSDLREKRDRM; this is translated from the coding sequence ATGACGCAGGTGACGGTGTCCTCGAAATACCAGGTGGTGATTCCGAAAGACGTGCGGCGGCAAGTGCCACTTCACACCGGCCAAAAGCTGGCCATCGTGGTGAAAGAAGGCACCATTACCTTGCTGCCGGATCGGCCCTTGGCAACGTTTCGCGGCTTCCTCAAGGGCATGAAAGTCTCGGATCTTCGCGAGAAGCGGGATCGGATGTGA